AAaagaggaatctccaaatcaatCAAAGGACCCCCATCTTAACCTCTATCTTCTTGAGGGGCTAAGTTTACATCATTTTGTGTGTCAAATTCTTCCATATTTTCCATCATATTTTCATCTTCCACAATCCATTCTTCATCTGAATCCAAGTCTTCAAGGCTATAATCAGCAGTATTTCTTGATGGCTTCTTCCTTGCCAATCTTGAATTAGTCATCACAAAAACAACATCATTCATTGTGCTTGTCTTCAAACGATTTCTTCTTTTCGTGTGAACctaataatatcaaaatttacaagaatttatttaatatattaacatatgctaattaaaaaaaaagaattgaataattaactaattctataatttagaaaataaattccTAAGTTAATATCAAATTAAAAGTTTACCATCTCAAAAGCACTCCAATTGCGCTCACATCCTGATGAACTACAAGTCAAACTCAAGACACGGATAGCAAACTTTTGAAGTTCTGGATGTTCATCTCCATAAGAATCCCACCATTGTGAGGGTGTTTTAGTTTTGAGAGCATTCTTGGCAACATCTCTACCAAAAAATTTAGCCTTACTCTTGAAATCTTCAAGTTGACTATCAATAATTGTAATGAGTGCAGGATCTCTCACAAGTATATCCAAACAATCATAAAGTCCTTTTTTAACATCATACTCAACCTTAAAATTAGGACTATAATGAATTTGTGGATTCAAATAATAGCCTGCAGCATGCAAAGGCCTAAAGAGTTGCTTGTCCCATCTTGCATCAATAATATCCCACAAAGGTTTATAACtaaagaaaaacatacaaataGTGAATTAgacaattagttaattagtaaataattaaatgataaaactgagagaaaaatatttacttattaCTAGTTTTATTACCTTAGTTCAACACTTTGAAAAGCATCTTTAATCTTTTCTTTAGCACGATCAATTTCAGAATACATATATCCCATAGCTGCCTTACCCTCTGAATCCACTATACGAAGCACATGAAGAAGAGGATAAGCACCTCTCAAGCAATGGATAATGTTTCCCCAAAATGTTTTATCCAAAACAATATTTTCAATGTTTTTCCCATCTCTTGTCTTTGAGCACTTGCTTTCCTTCCATTCATCCGAGATGAACATTCTAATTATTGGATTCTTCTTCTCATTAAGACTACCCAAAGTAAGGTAGGACGTAGCAAATTGCGTCATACCTGGTCTCACCAAATCTCTTCCTTTGGTGTGCTGTTGTAAAAGGGAAATTAGAGAAGTCCTAGAATATATGTAAGTAGTTAGCTTTCTTCCTTTGGCAATGGTGTCTTTGTGAAGATCTAGCTTCTTCTCAAAATCTTCAAGCATCAAATCAATGCAATGAGCAGCACAAGGAGTCCAATAAAGATTCTTTCTCTTTTCCATTAACATTTGTCCTGCCTTTTTGTAGTTAGCTGCATTATCAGTTACAACTTGAACCACATTCTCTTCTCCCACTTCCTCTACAACTTCATCAATCATCTTGAATATCTTTTCAGCTGTTTTGCATATATCAGAAGCATTAATGGATTTCAAGAAAACAGTTCCCTTAGGACTATTCACAAGAAAGTTGAGAATAGTTCTCCTTCTTTTATCCGTCCAACCATCTGTTATAATAGTGCATCCAGTTTTTTTCCATTCAGCTTTATGTTCTTCTAATGTTAGTTTAGTTGACTCTaccttcttcttcaataattttcCTCTTAACTCATCATAAGAAGGTGGCTTGAATCCTAATCCATGGCGGGTAACCTTCTCAAACATGTTATTGTATTCTTCAGACCTTGCAACATTAAAGGAAATAGCATTATTGTAGATGAACGAAGCAATTTCATCACACGCCTCTTCCCTTAAGCCCTTCTTAAAAATTGAGTTGATTGTTGTTTGAGTGCTCACACCCCTTTTCTTAAAGAGACTTGCTGGTGTCTGTATTTCttttccctttctcttctcaCCAACTAAGGCatccccttcttcttctactccttcatctttactttgtatctttttttcaaattctcttgtcttcttaactaaatttttttgcaaaccaacaacaatatcaaacataTCCTTTTTAACCTCATCAAAAACACCCATGCAAGGTTCAACATCTTTTTTTGTTCCTGCCAAATGATGTTTCAACCTATATACTCCTCCTGTCACCACCTTATCACAATacttgtattttatttttttggcatCTCCATCAACCGAAATTCCATGCTTCCAAGCTTTGTCACTCCTATTTCCTGCAGTATTTTTAGCAATCTTTTTGGATACACAACCACGATCAGTTTCAACTCCAGTATTATTTTCATCATTATCCGCATTTGAAGCCATATTAAACCTAAACAAATAGAAGTACATCATTTATAATCTATGAAATCTAAAATGAGAATCACAGTAGCAATAAATTcacattatttttaaaagaaaattctgTAGTCCATATCAAATTCACtacactaaaataaataaacttataaaaaaatatataattaactaTGTAAGCATTTAGGTTGTAGGTAGTAATTAAAAAACTTAACTAGCAAAGTTTTAAGaaccaaaaaattaaatgaaaaataaagttCCTAAATCCCAATCCAATTATGTTTCGTTgacattttctatttttcttatatttgaGCACagtattatatatgtattatattGGTACTccttaaataaataaacttataaacaaatatataattaattatgtaagCATTTAGGTTGTAGTAGTAATTAAAAAACTTAACTAGCAAAGCTttaagaacaaaaaaattaaatgaaaaacaAAGTTCCTAAATCCCAATTCAATTATGTTTCGTTGACATTTTCTACTTTTCTTATATTTGAGCTCAgtactatatatattatattggTACTCCTTATTTATATTAGAATCTTTGAGAGGCAACACAAATCAGGAGCATAACAAAATGAAAAGAACAAGCTAAAATTGGTGCATGCAAAGCGAAATTTCCTTGAACTGTCTTAATATTAATAATCCAAATCATAAATTTCTTTATCACTTCATCACTCTATCCATGGACCTCGTTGATCACTATTGGTTGTTAATGATGgtaaaaaaactaaaactaattatattttttaattgtaaatTTGTAATGATGATAAATTACTAAatatgttattaatttattatgtacTTACCGGATGAAATTGCACAAGGTATCGCAGGTCTGCAGCGCACAAGCACATAACAGAGATGAATCATGCAGAGGCCACCACACTCATGGAATCAGTCTCATAAAGTTGTGTTGACAAGAACTGAGAAGACAACAAGCTAACAATAGTAGAAAAAAAGTGTAAAATCGTTGAATAAAAACCTCAAAAAAATGCAAAATACCATGGGTCAATGAGAGATTGAGAATAGTGGAAGAGTGGGAGAGAGtcggaattcaaaaagaaggGGAGAGATAAGTAACCGCTTAGGAAGTGTAACAGAAATTGAAGAGTTTTTAGTGGGGTTCGAGTTGGGCCAGCCGGGTCGTCTCAAACCCGCAAATCCTCTTCTTCTGGATTTCCTTTCCTTTGACGCGGTGGAGACGGCACGATTGCACGATTTCACGATCTTCCACGGCGATTCCATGAATTCTAGCTTCACCAGGCGCTGAAGTAGAAACGAAAACGAAGATGACCTGCGAACCCGTAACATCGTCCGTTTATACGAGTAAAGATGCGATTTTTGCTACCTTGACGGTAATAACACAATGAATAATAGAAAAAGCATACTCTAGATGCAATGAAAATGAGtgaccaaaaagaaaaaagacaaaaaagaaagaaagaatcagagaaaaagaagatggATGGTTTAATAGAGTTAGAGTTAAAAAGAAATTAGGTTGTGTTTGTTTTGTGTATATTTTGAAACATAGACGTAGAGACATAGATACTAAAAATATAGACATAataaaacacaatttttttaacTTGTTTAGTATCTAAGTGCAAGATAGAACATACAAATCTcagttttattaaaatttcaatatAACCCGTATTACAAACTATTACCAGTGCTATCACTATATAGTCACTATCTCAACCAAACTACCACCATCAACAATCCGCCACAATCTCAACCAAACAATCACCATTAACaatctaaaaataaataacaaatttaatctaacaagtatcattaaaaaaaattcaatccaacaaaatcaatacaaaattattttaacaaaatttaaccaaaattcaaacaaacaaaaaaaattaaattatacaaaaaaaatcaagcaGAAGTGAAGAAAGATGGTGATAAAGAGGAGAGGTAGAGAAACACGAATCTGTAAATAGAAGAGTAGACGAAGGCGGATTGAGAAATAGAAAGGGAGAATGGTGCGCAAATCTAAAAACACATCGAGAAAAGAGAGGAGAAAAGGGAGGAAGGAAAGGATGGGGAATAGTAGTGGAGATCTAGgtggaagaaaggaagaaaagacgATAGTGATTTAGGTGGAAGGAAAGGAGGAGGAGAAGTGGCGGTGGACTGGTGGTACAACGGGAGGAGAGGCGTTTAGGTGGAAGGAAAGGAGGAGGAGAAGTGGCGGTGGACTGGTGGTACAACGGGAGGAGAGGCGACAGTGGCCTTTGTGGCAAGAAGAGAAGATGAGGAGTCTTTGTGTTTTAGGAGTGGAAGGGAAAAAAGAAGAGGGAGGAAGGAGAAGATAACTGAGGATATAGTTAGAAGataaatgttaaaaatattgtATTTATGTCACAACATTTGTATTCTACCTCTTACTGTCATACACAGATTTTGTATCTTTGTGTGCTTTTGTGtcttttcatatcttttgaaattttgtgtATTTTATGTATCATTAATCAAACAATAGACATGTACCACTTTATTTATGTTTTAGATAGACACACTCACCAACTAAACGCACACTTAATTATCACATTAAGTCACCATTCACCAACATTCATTTGCCACACCAACTAACTATCTGGTTGTAGTATTTATATTGACAATGGTGGTGCTAGATCATCACTTTAATTGTTAATCTACTTTAGAAAAGGTAAAAAGACTATTGAGGTATTTGAAGTTCAATACCAGGGACTTCGATATTTCTAAGAGATTTCATGCGACTATTTAGTGCAAAAAACTTACTACTAAAGGATTTCACGGGTTATGCTAGTGCACAAAACTTAATTTTAAAGACCTTGAGAATTTTAGTCGACAAAAAAAAGACGCCGGCAGCAAGCTAGCGAAACTATGAGGAGTTAAGTGACTCTGATTACTTAGGAGTTGAAATGAGTGATGATAGGAATGTCAATGAGGTAGGACGGGGACGGAGGATGCCTCCTGCTCTCCATCTCCGCCCTCAGATTTAATTTCTGTCTCCACTCCATTCTCTGTTATGAGAGAATAATTGTCCCTATTTCCATTCTCGGTATTTTTCGCATTTTTTGTGAGACCCTATTACCCActtcttgaaatttttgacACTCCTAACTTCTAAGTGATGACTTATAAATCTCTAAGAAAAAGAGACACAGAATAAAAGTGTTGTTTAATAAATTTCTGCCTGACCGGATGATTGAGCTTTTAATTCGTGCTTGGTTTTTTTTTGATAGACCAAGTAGCATTTTACTATTTTTGCATTCGAATTTTACCCGATATAAATTACGCTGAGCCAATTTTGACCCAAATACTCTGGGTCCGAGTCGGATCTTCGAGCCAAATCGAGTTGTGCCCACTCCTAGCCACCACAGCGACCCCAATTGCAGCAGCGCCATGGCCGCATGGCCCTCGTTATACGAATGGTGGATTTCCTCTAATTCTTTTAAAAGTTGAGGGTTATTTTGGTATAATTTAAAACCCTAAATGCAACATATCAGCTCCTGAGCTTCCTCACCATCCTTCGCTCAGAAAACAGCGTGTTCCTTCCTCGCCAACCCAAAAATTTCGTCTGTcgcttcctcttcctctctgtGCTGCACTGCTGCGATGATGCCGGAATAACCATCGGC
The genomic region above belongs to Arachis stenosperma cultivar V10309 chromosome 5, arast.V10309.gnm1.PFL2, whole genome shotgun sequence and contains:
- the LOC130981431 gene encoding uncharacterized protein LOC130981431, with amino-acid sequence MALLQLGSLWWLGVGTTRFGSKIRLGPRVFGSKLAQRNLYRVIFVFVSTSAPGEARIHGIAVEDREIVQSCRLHRVKGKEIQKKRICGFNMASNADNDENNTGVETDRGCVSKKIAKNTAGNRSDKAWKHGISVDGDAKKIKYKYCDKVVTGGVYRLKHHLAGTKKDVEPCMGVFDEVKKDMFDIVVGLQKNLVKKTREFEKKIQRKRSEEYNNMFEKVTRHGLGFKPPSYDELRGKLLKKKVESTKLTLEEHKAEWKKTGCTIITDGWTDKRRRTILNFLVNSPKGTVFLKSINASDICKTAEKIFKMIDEVVEEVGEENVVQVVTDNAANYKKAGQMLMEKRKNLYWTPCAAHCIDLMLEDFEKKLDLHKDTIAKGRKLTTYIYSRTSLISLLQQHTKGRDLVRPGMTQFATSYLTLGSLNEKKNPIIRMFISDEWKESKCSKTRDGKNIENIVLDKTFWGNIIHCLRGAYPLLHVLRIVDSEGKAAMGYMYSEIDRAKEKIKDAFQSVELSYKPLWDIIDARWDKQLFRPLHAAGYYLNPQIHYSPNFKVEYDVKKGLYDCLDILVRDPALITIIDSQLEDFKSKAKFFGRDVAKNALKTKTPSQWWDSYGDEHPELQKFAIRVLSLTCSSSGCERNWSAFEMVHTKRRNRLKTSTMNDVVFVMTNSRLARKKPSRNTADYSLEDLDSDEEWIVEDENMMENMEEFDTQNDVNLAPQEDRG